From the genome of Turicibacter faecis, one region includes:
- a CDS encoding diacylglycerol kinase family protein: MRSEYNAKEEHSVYAVLKSFRPAIRGILTASAIGRNIKVHYLAAIAAMMGGLYFDITKIEFLIILVVIMQVICLEMVNTAIEKTVDLVTSEYHPYAKIAKDVAAGAVLIAAIFSVIIGGIIFLPYLLKM; encoded by the coding sequence ATGCCGTGTTAAAATCTTTTCGACCTGCCATTCGTGGTATCTTGACAGCATCTGCAATAGGGCGTAATATAAAGGTTCACTATCTAGCAGCAATAGCTGCTATGATGGGTGGCCTTTATTTTGATATTACTAAGATAGAGTTTTTAATTATTTTAGTGGTGATTATGCAAGTTATTTGCCTCGAGATGGTGAATACTGCCATTGAAAAGACGGTTGATTTGGTAACAAGTGAGTATCATCCTTATGCTAAAATTGCGAAAGATGTTGCCGCAGGAGCCGTATTAATCGCGGCCATTTTTTCAGTGATTATTGGAGGAATTATTTTTCTTCCATATTTATTAAAAATGTAG
- the cdd gene encoding cytidine deaminase, with protein MKEMYADLIEAAKEAYQNAYVPYSKFPVGAALKLTDGTIINGANIENASFGLTNCAERSALFTAFTKGYRREDIEAIAVVANTDRPISPCGACRQVMSELMPADATVILLSNKDEIKSYRVFELLPYSFTSEDL; from the coding sequence ATAAAAGAAATGTATGCAGATTTAATCGAAGCAGCGAAAGAAGCTTACCAAAATGCTTATGTCCCTTATTCGAAATTTCCAGTAGGGGCTGCCTTAAAATTAACAGATGGAACTATTATTAATGGAGCTAATATTGAAAATGCTTCATTTGGATTAACGAACTGTGCTGAGCGCTCAGCTTTATTTACAGCCTTTACAAAAGGTTATCGTCGAGAAGATATTGAGGCGATTGCTGTTGTAGCGAATACGGATCGTCCTATCTCACCTTGTGGGGCATGCCGTCAAGTGATGAGTGAACTTATGCCGGCTGATGCAACGGTTATCCTATTAAGCAATAAAGACGAGATCAAAAGCTATCGTGTCTTTGAATTACTACCTTATTCATTTACATCGGAGGATCTATAA
- the era gene encoding GTPase Era — protein sequence MTNAAFKSGFVSIIGRPNVGKSTFLNRVLGKKIAIMSDKPQTTRNKIQGVITDSDSQTIFIDTPGIHKPKHELGKFMTDLAIGTLNEVDAVMFMVNATEKLGRGDQFILEHLKSVKQPVFLVINKIDLITKEELLAVIATYREYHEFAGIIPISAMTGENIDTLLSVIKEELPEGPQFYPSDHITDHPERFIISELIREKVLHLTHEEVPHSVAVVIDKIEKVEGKNVIDVMATIVVERPSQKGILIGKGGKMLKDIGTLARKDIVKLLGTKIYLELWVKVQKDWRNKKLYLNDFGYSEKEY from the coding sequence ATGACTAATGCAGCATTTAAATCAGGATTTGTTTCAATTATTGGACGCCCAAATGTCGGGAAATCAACATTTTTAAATCGCGTACTAGGGAAAAAAATCGCGATTATGAGCGATAAGCCTCAGACAACTCGAAATAAAATTCAGGGGGTTATTACAGATAGTGATTCCCAAACGATTTTTATCGATACACCGGGAATTCACAAACCGAAACATGAATTAGGGAAATTTATGACCGATTTAGCAATTGGGACCTTAAATGAAGTAGACGCAGTTATGTTTATGGTCAATGCAACTGAAAAATTAGGTCGTGGTGACCAATTTATTTTAGAGCATTTAAAGTCGGTGAAACAGCCGGTATTCCTTGTAATTAATAAAATCGATTTAATTACGAAGGAAGAATTACTCGCCGTTATTGCTACTTACCGTGAATATCATGAATTCGCTGGTATTATTCCGATTTCGGCAATGACAGGGGAAAATATTGACACGCTACTCTCTGTTATTAAGGAAGAATTACCAGAGGGACCACAATTTTATCCGTCCGATCATATTACCGATCATCCCGAACGTTTTATTATTTCAGAATTAATTCGTGAGAAGGTGTTGCATTTAACTCATGAGGAAGTTCCTCATTCTGTAGCGGTTGTGATTGATAAAATTGAGAAGGTAGAAGGTAAAAATGTGATTGATGTGATGGCAACGATTGTCGTAGAACGTCCGTCTCAAAAAGGAATCTTAATCGGTAAAGGTGGAAAAATGCTTAAAGATATTGGGACATTGGCACGAAAAGATATCGTTAAGCTATTAGGAACAAAAATTTACCTTGAATTATGGGTAAAGGTACAAAAAGATTGGCGTAATAAAAAGTTATATTTAAATGATTTTGGTTATAGCGAAAAAGAATATTAA
- a CDS encoding YqzL family protein: MNSLEWEIFKRTGKIDHYLLMKESEELTVDNLTTEFSDEIADVKPAKVTEEE, from the coding sequence ATGAATAGTCTAGAATGGGAAATCTTCAAACGTACGGGAAAAATTGATCACTATTTGTTAATGAAAGAATCAGAAGAATTAACAGTAGATAATTTAACGACCGAATTCTCAGACGAGATTGCTGATGTGAAACCTGCTAAAGTTACAGAGGAGGAGTAA
- the recO gene encoding DNA repair protein RecO, translated as MALDVEGIVLKSFNYGEHHKIVKVLTEEKGVIGVFVQNANKVNTKKSALVQPLTCARFNLNSSHQANSDLYFAYSGDVIEYYLNLKLNYEHMAYFYCMVEIILKGMIDERFSRYTYHMFKQFLTAAEEGYSPYLLNLIFQLKMLPALGIAPVMDCCAVCRSTEDIVTLSIRQGGLVCKRCYQPVEPILIDAPLIPMVRALYKLEVDVLPDIDLDEDILKPIEQFLDAYYDSYAGFKLQTKKFINDL; from the coding sequence GTGGCACTTGATGTAGAAGGAATTGTATTAAAGAGCTTTAATTACGGCGAACATCACAAAATTGTAAAGGTTTTAACAGAAGAAAAAGGAGTTATTGGCGTTTTCGTTCAAAACGCCAATAAAGTTAATACGAAGAAAAGTGCACTCGTTCAACCATTAACGTGTGCACGTTTTAATTTGAACTCCTCACACCAAGCAAACAGTGATCTTTACTTTGCTTATAGTGGGGATGTTATCGAATATTATTTAAATTTAAAATTGAATTATGAACACATGGCTTATTTTTATTGCATGGTTGAAATCATTCTAAAAGGGATGATTGATGAACGCTTTAGCAGATATACATATCACATGTTTAAACAGTTTCTGACAGCGGCTGAGGAAGGATACTCTCCGTATCTATTGAATCTTATTTTTCAATTAAAAATGTTACCCGCTCTTGGAATTGCCCCTGTAATGGATTGCTGTGCGGTTTGTCGAAGCACTGAAGATATTGTGACATTAAGTATCCGTCAAGGAGGACTTGTGTGTAAGAGATGTTATCAACCCGTGGAGCCTATTTTAATTGATGCACCTTTAATTCCAATGGTGCGTGCCCTGTATAAATTAGAGGTGGATGTCTTGCCAGACATCGATCTTGATGAAGATATTTTAAAACCAATTGAGCAATTCCTAGATGCTTACTATGATTCATACGCTGGATTTAAATTACAGACTAAAAAGTTTATAAATGATTTATAA
- a CDS encoding ISL3 family transposase: MSECDIARRHQVSHSTVNRIIHSFYESQTLNLNYLPENLCFDEFKSVKSAEGHMSFIFCDADSKQIIDIVEDRRLNSLQAYFKRYTKEARHRVKNIVIDMYAPYISLIKDLFPHAQIIIDKFHLVQHLSRALNKTRIRFMKKFKKHGRKFKRYWRLFLKSHALLNTTTYRSVYCFKQPMREIDILNFLLDLSPELKATYDLYQELLFALQTKNLKRFNHLLETEHPLVSPEFQTAFQTFKTYQSYIKNTLSTHYTNGPIEGINNKIKVIKRIAFGYRSFYHFKSRILMVQNLTKPKTKILAA, from the coding sequence ATTTCTGAATGTGATATCGCACGTCGCCATCAGGTCTCTCATTCAACCGTCAATCGAATCATCCATAGCTTTTATGAATCTCAAACCTTAAACCTTAATTATTTACCTGAAAATCTCTGTTTTGATGAATTTAAATCCGTTAAGTCTGCTGAGGGGCATATGTCTTTTATTTTTTGCGATGCTGACTCAAAACAAATCATCGATATCGTTGAAGATCGTCGTTTAAACTCCCTTCAAGCTTATTTTAAACGATACACAAAGGAAGCACGTCATCGAGTAAAAAATATTGTGATTGATATGTACGCTCCTTACATCAGCCTCATTAAGGATCTTTTTCCTCATGCCCAAATTATCATTGATAAATTTCATCTCGTTCAACATCTCTCTCGTGCACTGAACAAAACTCGAATCCGATTCATGAAAAAGTTCAAAAAGCATGGTCGTAAATTCAAACGTTATTGGCGCTTATTTTTAAAATCTCACGCTTTACTTAATACCACCACTTATCGATCAGTTTACTGCTTTAAACAACCCATGCGTGAAATTGATATCTTAAACTTTCTACTTGATTTATCTCCTGAATTAAAAGCAACCTATGATTTATATCAAGAGTTACTTTTCGCTCTTCAGACAAAAAACTTAAAACGATTTAATCATTTACTCGAAACGGAACATCCGCTTGTTTCTCCTGAGTTTCAAACGGCTTTCCAAACCTTTAAAACTTATCAATCCTATATTAAAAATACACTCTCAACTCATTATACAAATGGTCCCATCGAAGGAATTAATAATAAAATTAAGGTCATTAAGCGTATTGCCTTTGGATATCGTAGTTTCTATCACTTTAAATCTCGTATTCTCATGGTTCAAAATCTAACAAAGCCTAAAACGAAAATCCTAGCAGCATAG
- a CDS encoding transposase family protein: MSHSYFTRKLLNIKDKNITFSEDYLEEVKLNGITSFIFKGILTYQPTHCQKCGTLFDSKFKKHGFKTSRIVIPKVSLHDTYLDLKKQRYYCGHCQSTFTLSTSIVEKNCYISYHTKHAIALEA, from the coding sequence ATGTCTCACTCATATTTTACTAGAAAACTTTTAAATATTAAAGATAAAAATATTACATTTTCAGAAGATTATCTTGAGGAAGTGAAGTTGAACGGAATTACTAGCTTTATCTTTAAAGGTATTCTTACGTATCAACCGACTCATTGTCAAAAATGCGGAACCCTATTTGATTCAAAATTTAAGAAGCATGGATTTAAAACCTCTCGAATTGTCATTCCAAAAGTCTCTCTTCACGATACCTACTTAGACCTAAAAAAACAGCGTTATTATTGTGGGCATTGCCAGTCTACTTTTACACTAAGTACTTCAATTGTTGAAAAGAACTGTTACATTTCTTATCATACGAAACACGCCATTGCTTTAGAGGCCTAA
- a CDS encoding glycine--tRNA ligase — MSQVTMEKIVSMCKTQGFVYQGSEIYGGLANTWDYGPLGVELKNNVKKAWWKKFIQESPYNVGLDSAILMNPQTWVASGHVGGFSDPLMDCKACKSRHRADKLIEDHGDDIIADGWSEEQMMNYIREHQIACPNCGAHDFTDIRQFELMFKTHMGVVSDDKSVVYLRPETAQGIFVNFKNVQRTSRKKVPFGIGQIGKSFRNEITPGNFTFRTREFEQMELEFFCKPGEDGQWYEFWKQYCWNWLVNLGMNPDHIRQREHSQEELSHYSNGTSDIEYRFPFGWGELWGVANRTDFDLKAHMKESGVNFEYQDPTTNEKYVPYCIEPSVGADRVTLAFLIDAYQEETLENGETREVLKFHPALAPYKVAVLPLVKKLNEQALEVFSTLAQHMMVDYDEAGTIGKRYRRQDAIGTPYCVTFDYDSLEDKKVTVRHRDTMEQERVAIDELVDYLTAKIQF; from the coding sequence ATGAGTCAAGTAACAATGGAAAAAATCGTTAGTATGTGTAAAACACAGGGATTTGTCTACCAAGGAAGTGAGATTTACGGTGGTTTAGCTAATACATGGGATTACGGACCATTAGGGGTTGAATTAAAAAATAACGTAAAAAAAGCATGGTGGAAAAAATTCATTCAAGAATCACCATATAATGTAGGATTAGACAGTGCGATTTTAATGAATCCACAAACATGGGTTGCTTCAGGACACGTCGGAGGATTCAGTGATCCGTTAATGGATTGTAAAGCATGTAAAAGTCGTCACCGTGCAGATAAATTAATTGAAGACCATGGGGATGATATCATTGCCGATGGATGGTCAGAAGAACAAATGATGAACTACATTCGCGAACATCAGATTGCTTGTCCAAATTGTGGCGCTCATGATTTTACGGATATTCGCCAATTTGAATTAATGTTTAAGACACATATGGGGGTTGTATCAGACGATAAATCAGTGGTTTATTTACGCCCTGAAACAGCACAAGGAATTTTCGTCAACTTTAAAAATGTTCAACGTACAAGTCGTAAAAAAGTTCCATTTGGAATTGGACAAATCGGAAAATCTTTCCGTAACGAAATTACACCAGGAAACTTTACTTTCCGTACACGCGAGTTTGAACAAATGGAGTTAGAATTCTTCTGTAAACCTGGTGAGGATGGACAATGGTATGAATTTTGGAAACAATACTGCTGGAATTGGTTAGTGAATTTAGGAATGAATCCTGATCATATCCGTCAACGTGAACATTCACAAGAAGAGTTAAGTCACTATAGTAATGGAACGTCAGATATCGAGTATCGTTTCCCATTTGGTTGGGGAGAATTATGGGGTGTTGCTAATCGTACAGATTTTGATTTAAAAGCCCATATGAAAGAATCAGGAGTTAACTTCGAATACCAAGACCCAACAACAAATGAAAAATATGTTCCATATTGTATCGAGCCTTCAGTTGGGGCAGACCGTGTGACACTTGCTTTCTTAATTGATGCCTATCAAGAAGAAACATTAGAAAACGGTGAAACGCGTGAAGTCTTAAAATTCCACCCAGCTTTAGCACCATATAAGGTAGCAGTGTTACCACTTGTTAAAAAATTAAATGAACAAGCTTTAGAAGTTTTCTCAACATTAGCACAACATATGATGGTTGATTACGATGAGGCAGGAACAATTGGTAAACGTTATAGACGTCAAGATGCCATCGGAACGCCATACTGTGTGACATTTGATTATGATTCATTAGAGGATAAAAAGGTAACTGTTCGTCATCGCGATACAATGGAGCAAGAACGTGTTGCTATTGATGAATTAGTTGATTATTTAACAGCAAAAATTCAATTTTAA
- the dnaG gene encoding DNA primase yields the protein MGRNKIPQELFDEVIAKSDIVDVIGDYVQLSKAGKNYKGLCPFHGENTPSFVVSPDKGIYKCFGCGEGGNVVSFVSSIEAVSYPQAILKLAQRAGIQTDISVSSDSSLKEAKFKNEFAILEFAKGFYHYYLNHTKDGKEALSYLKERGIDSETIDAFGIGLAPSYSDALVKTLTNNQYPLELAAQVGLLNEHNGHYYDRFKSRIMFPISDKLGHVVGFSGRVFLDGDTHLGKYVNSPESNVFQKGKLIYHLNEAKRSIRRHNRVLLFEGFLDVIAAVKAGFDESVATMGTALTEEHSRELRRLTDKIILCFDGDKAGLSAASKAIPILMAQNFSISVAEFPNNMDPDEFIKTYGSEAFSKLIDQAIPAIDYQYLSIRRQFNLDFVSHREQFKRQIYHFAYTLQSATLKELILKKLAHDISIGEQSILQEFNYSSKSQVYKNVNINNNKNENVQIHSRQVRDTKYERSEKMLIHYMLKERRVALKVEKELNGYLNDSTRRNIVLYILDYYTTHETMNLQYFLNWIDEDLVKPITDIIFECESLPPLGDDEVINDLISVIKEYVYRVQMEQLKKQISEATLDHQKLELLGKVNQLKQQFEK from the coding sequence ATGGGAAGGAATAAAATTCCTCAGGAGTTATTTGATGAAGTCATCGCAAAAAGTGATATTGTTGATGTCATTGGCGATTATGTGCAGTTAAGTAAAGCAGGTAAAAATTATAAGGGGTTATGTCCTTTCCATGGTGAAAATACCCCTTCCTTTGTCGTATCTCCTGATAAAGGAATTTATAAGTGCTTTGGTTGCGGTGAAGGGGGTAATGTTGTTTCCTTTGTTTCCTCAATTGAAGCTGTTTCATACCCTCAAGCAATTTTAAAATTAGCTCAGCGGGCGGGCATTCAAACAGACATTAGCGTGTCATCGGATTCGAGCCTAAAAGAGGCAAAGTTTAAAAATGAGTTTGCGATTTTAGAGTTTGCAAAGGGATTTTATCATTACTATTTAAACCATACAAAAGACGGAAAAGAAGCATTATCCTATTTGAAAGAACGAGGGATTGATAGCGAAACGATTGATGCGTTTGGGATTGGGTTAGCTCCCTCCTATTCGGATGCTCTGGTAAAAACATTAACGAACAATCAGTACCCGTTAGAATTGGCGGCCCAAGTCGGCCTACTTAATGAACACAACGGTCATTACTACGATCGCTTCAAATCCCGTATCATGTTTCCGATTTCAGATAAGCTCGGACACGTGGTTGGATTTAGTGGACGAGTCTTCTTAGATGGGGATACCCATTTAGGAAAATATGTTAATTCACCAGAATCCAATGTTTTTCAGAAAGGGAAGCTTATTTATCACTTAAATGAAGCGAAACGTTCAATTCGAAGACATAATCGCGTTTTATTATTTGAAGGCTTTTTGGATGTAATCGCCGCCGTTAAAGCCGGGTTTGATGAATCTGTAGCGACGATGGGAACGGCGTTAACTGAAGAACATAGCCGTGAATTACGTCGTTTAACGGATAAAATCATTCTTTGTTTTGATGGAGATAAGGCGGGGCTATCCGCAGCAAGTAAGGCCATTCCTATTTTGATGGCACAAAATTTTTCAATAAGTGTCGCTGAATTTCCAAATAATATGGACCCGGACGAGTTCATTAAAACTTACGGGAGCGAGGCCTTTTCTAAACTTATTGATCAAGCGATTCCAGCTATTGATTATCAGTATCTCTCAATCAGGCGCCAATTTAATTTAGATTTTGTTAGTCATCGTGAACAATTTAAACGACAAATCTATCACTTTGCCTATACCTTACAAAGCGCAACACTAAAAGAGTTGATTTTAAAAAAATTAGCTCATGATATTTCAATCGGTGAACAGAGTATTCTTCAGGAGTTTAATTATAGTAGTAAAAGTCAAGTGTATAAAAATGTAAATATTAACAACAATAAAAACGAAAACGTACAAATACATTCAAGACAAGTACGAGATACTAAATATGAACGATCTGAAAAAATGTTAATTCACTACATGTTAAAAGAGCGACGTGTCGCTTTGAAGGTGGAAAAAGAGTTAAATGGATATTTAAACGATTCTACGCGTCGAAATATTGTGTTGTATATTCTCGATTATTACACGACGCATGAAACGATGAATTTACAATATTTTTTAAATTGGATTGATGAGGATTTAGTCAAGCCTATTACAGATATTATTTTTGAATGCGAATCATTACCTCCACTTGGTGATGATGAAGTAATTAACGATTTAATTTCTGTTATTAAAGAATATGTTTATAGAGTACAAATGGAACAGTTGAAAAAACAAATTAGCGAAGCAACATTAGATCACCAAAAATTAGAATTACTAGGTAAAGTGAATCAACTCAAACAACAGTTTGAGAAGTAG
- the rpoD gene encoding RNA polymerase sigma factor RpoD has protein sequence MSNPVLDERKILEINNRLIKLGKKRGYLTYDEINNDFAQVQLDPEMISSFLDLYDSEGINIVKAEKVTEPKVVKAKPEEVEETPALILPEFNTDEDEEENIPADFSAEEEVDLEEKFDDFEFTSQFKINDPVRMYLKEIGRVELLSSQEEIGFAKKIECGDISAEIMEIRRQNEEIPSELLERIDSLIKNAGEANDGNEYLIGITELTDEQARRVILEGEYAKKRLVEANLRLVVSIAKRHVGRGMLFLDLIQEGNMGLIKAVEKFDYRKGFKFSTYATWWIRQAITRAIADQARTIRIPVHMVETINKLVRIQRQLVQELGREPLPEEISDKMGISPEKVREILKISQEPVSLESPVGEEDDSHLGDFIPDADALSPSEFASNEMLKKELDDVLETLTDREERVLRLRFGLEDGRTRTLEEVGKEFGVTRERIRQIEAKALRKLRHPSRSRRLKDFMEE, from the coding sequence ATGTCAAATCCGGTACTTGACGAAAGAAAAATACTAGAAATTAATAACCGGCTTATTAAATTAGGTAAAAAGCGCGGCTATTTAACATATGATGAAATCAATAATGATTTTGCACAAGTTCAATTAGACCCAGAAATGATTAGCTCTTTTTTAGACTTATATGATTCGGAAGGAATTAATATCGTGAAAGCCGAAAAGGTAACGGAACCGAAGGTAGTTAAAGCGAAGCCTGAAGAGGTTGAAGAAACACCAGCGTTGATTTTACCAGAATTTAATACGGATGAGGATGAAGAGGAAAATATTCCTGCCGATTTTAGTGCCGAAGAAGAAGTTGATTTAGAAGAAAAATTTGATGACTTTGAATTTACATCACAATTCAAAATTAATGATCCTGTCCGAATGTATTTAAAAGAAATTGGTCGTGTAGAATTACTATCGAGTCAAGAAGAAATCGGATTTGCTAAAAAGATTGAGTGTGGGGATATCTCGGCAGAAATCATGGAAATTCGCCGACAAAATGAAGAAATTCCATCTGAATTGCTTGAACGTATCGATTCATTAATTAAAAATGCGGGTGAAGCTAATGACGGAAATGAATATTTAATTGGAATTACTGAATTAACGGACGAGCAAGCGCGCCGTGTCATTCTAGAAGGTGAATACGCTAAAAAACGTCTGGTAGAGGCCAATTTACGTTTAGTTGTTAGTATTGCGAAACGTCATGTTGGGCGTGGAATGTTATTTTTAGATTTAATTCAAGAAGGAAATATGGGGCTTATTAAAGCAGTTGAAAAGTTTGACTACCGAAAAGGATTTAAATTTTCAACATATGCCACATGGTGGATTCGTCAGGCGATTACACGTGCGATTGCTGACCAAGCTCGTACCATTCGTATCCCAGTGCATATGGTCGAAACGATTAATAAACTTGTTCGCATTCAACGTCAACTTGTTCAAGAATTAGGGCGTGAACCATTACCAGAAGAAATTTCTGATAAGATGGGAATTTCCCCGGAAAAAGTGCGAGAAATTTTAAAAATTTCTCAAGAACCTGTTTCATTAGAATCTCCAGTCGGTGAAGAGGACGATTCTCACTTAGGTGACTTTATTCCAGATGCGGATGCTTTATCACCATCTGAATTCGCTTCTAATGAGATGTTAAAAAAAGAATTAGACGATGTATTAGAGACGTTAACGGATCGCGAGGAACGCGTCTTACGTTTACGTTTTGGACTTGAGGACGGACGTACTCGAACACTTGAAGAGGTAGGAAAAGAGTTCGGAGTGACACGCGAACGTATTCGCCAAATCGAGGCTAAGGCTTTACGTAAACTACGTCATCCTTCTCGTAGTCGTCGATTAAAAGACTTTATGGAAGAATAG
- a CDS encoding tRNA (adenine(22)-N(1))-methyltransferase has translation MNCELSLRLQTCLDALHPLQSIADIGTDHAYLPCAGLLRGQLKRAIAADVGGGPLEAAKATISKYNLDDLIETRLGSGLSVIKPGEVEGVVIAGMGGKLITSILEADIPLAKSFNRLILQPNLDANVLRTFLMKNQFEIVDEKIVLDEKKIYEIIVVQPSQTPVVYNELDLEFGPVLRRQSSCKVFEERWQKEYDKNNQIINQLPAHHPRIDALNHRQSLLKEVLKK, from the coding sequence ATGAATTGCGAATTATCGTTACGATTACAAACATGTCTGGATGCTCTTCATCCTTTACAATCAATTGCCGATATTGGAACGGACCACGCTTATTTACCTTGTGCCGGACTATTAAGAGGACAATTGAAAAGAGCCATTGCAGCCGATGTTGGGGGAGGTCCACTAGAGGCTGCTAAGGCAACTATTTCAAAATATAACTTAGACGATCTCATTGAGACGCGTTTAGGATCAGGACTGAGTGTTATAAAGCCAGGTGAAGTTGAGGGCGTGGTTATTGCTGGAATGGGAGGAAAGTTGATTACATCGATTTTAGAGGCGGATATCCCGCTGGCTAAATCTTTTAATCGACTCATTCTACAACCTAATTTGGATGCTAATGTATTACGCACCTTTTTAATGAAAAATCAATTTGAGATTGTAGATGAGAAAATTGTTCTTGATGAAAAAAAAATTTATGAGATTATTGTTGTGCAACCGAGTCAAACTCCGGTGGTGTATAACGAATTAGATCTCGAATTTGGTCCTGTTTTAAGACGTCAGTCATCTTGTAAGGTCTTCGAAGAAAGATGGCAAAAGGAATATGATAAAAACAATCAAATTATTAATCAATTACCGGCTCATCATCCAAGAATCGATGCTTTAAATCATCGTCAATCGCTTTTAAAAGAGGTATTAAAAAAATGA
- a CDS encoding Nif3-like dinuclear metal center hexameric protein, with amino-acid sequence MSLTISAVIKKLEEWFPKKLAYDKDPIGLHIGNVNRPLTTALVTLDVTLAVVEEAIEKGSNLIIAHHPFIYRPLATVNTNTPKGKIVELCIKHDICVYCMHTNFDIATNGMNDCLAHALGLKNIKPLIPTKREEYVKLIVYVPQTHVEKVRQAMGDLGVGQIGNYSHCTFVSEGIGSFKPLTNSNPFIGEVNQLEHVNESKIEGVVQASEVQSVISKIKEVHPYEEMAYDVYPLQVTMPGAQYGLGRVGNISEPLEAAAYIKQVKQALNILNARFVGNLNKKIKTVAVIGGSGSSYFGPVKARKVDLFITGDVGFHDAQDAQDMGLNVLDVGHHAECMMKQHVANLLNEWVAGIAIDSKISTEPFQFV; translated from the coding sequence ATGAGTTTGACTATTAGTGCGGTTATAAAAAAACTTGAAGAATGGTTTCCAAAAAAATTAGCTTATGATAAAGATCCAATCGGACTTCATATTGGAAATGTTAATCGCCCACTGACAACGGCCTTAGTCACACTTGATGTGACATTGGCGGTTGTTGAAGAGGCAATTGAAAAGGGTTCTAATTTAATCATTGCCCATCACCCATTCATTTATCGTCCTTTAGCAACCGTTAACACGAATACGCCAAAAGGAAAAATTGTTGAACTTTGTATTAAACATGATATTTGTGTTTATTGTATGCATACAAATTTTGATATTGCTACTAATGGAATGAATGATTGTTTAGCTCATGCTTTAGGTTTAAAAAATATTAAACCCCTTATTCCAACGAAACGTGAGGAGTATGTAAAACTTATCGTTTATGTGCCTCAGACTCATGTAGAGAAGGTCCGTCAGGCGATGGGGGACCTAGGAGTCGGGCAAATTGGAAACTACTCACATTGTACATTTGTTTCTGAGGGAATAGGTTCTTTTAAACCATTAACAAATAGCAATCCTTTTATAGGTGAGGTGAATCAACTAGAGCATGTGAACGAGTCTAAGATTGAAGGCGTTGTTCAAGCTAGTGAAGTTCAGTCTGTGATTAGTAAAATAAAAGAGGTCCATCCTTATGAGGAAATGGCATACGACGTTTACCCACTGCAAGTGACGATGCCAGGAGCTCAATATGGACTCGGACGTGTTGGAAATATTTCAGAACCACTTGAAGCAGCAGCGTACATCAAACAGGTTAAACAAGCATTAAATATTTTGAATGCTCGATTTGTTGGAAATTTAAATAAAAAAATTAAAACGGTAGCTGTCATCGGTGGGAGCGGAAGTAGCTATTTTGGTCCTGTTAAGGCACGTAAGGTGGATTTATTTATTACAGGAGATGTTGGGTTTCATGATGCTCAGGATGCACAAGATATGGGGTTAAATGTCTTAGACGTCGGACACCATGCGGAATGTATGATGAAGCAACATGTAGCCAATCTGTTAAATGAATGGGTAGCAGGGATAGCGATCGATTCAAAAATTAGTACGGAGCCCTTTCAGTTTGTCTAA